In a single window of the Terriglobus roseus genome:
- a CDS encoding ABC transporter ATP-binding protein, which translates to MQSSLIPAASVSNLSKLYGSFAALKRVTCEFPAGGFHVLLGPNGAGKSTLLRVLAGLITPTSGTVNTLGSNPHAARARMAYMSHAPMLYEELSAMENLRYFARLQNPGATCDCSGSPEMALRAVGLDPTIRRPVSEFSQGMRQRVSMARALVADPELLLLDEPFSNMDVGGAKELVQLLLDFRTWPLPGGAQRTVIVTTHQFELVAEAADQIVTMRSGSIVTAEAPAGATAA; encoded by the coding sequence ATGCAGTCCAGTCTCATCCCCGCCGCCAGTGTCAGTAACCTGTCCAAGCTCTACGGCAGCTTCGCTGCGCTCAAGCGCGTTACGTGCGAGTTCCCTGCCGGCGGCTTCCACGTCTTGCTGGGCCCCAACGGTGCGGGCAAGTCAACGCTTTTACGTGTCCTTGCAGGTCTGATCACACCCACCAGCGGGACAGTCAACACGCTGGGAAGCAACCCGCACGCTGCGCGCGCACGCATGGCCTACATGAGTCACGCTCCCATGCTCTACGAAGAGCTTTCGGCCATGGAGAATCTGCGCTACTTCGCCCGGCTTCAGAATCCAGGTGCCACCTGCGACTGCAGTGGATCACCCGAGATGGCGCTGCGCGCCGTCGGGCTCGATCCCACGATCCGTCGCCCCGTATCCGAGTTCTCACAAGGCATGCGCCAGCGAGTTTCCATGGCGCGCGCACTCGTGGCCGATCCGGAACTGCTGCTGCTCGATGAACCCTTCAGCAACATGGATGTGGGCGGTGCGAAAGAGCTGGTGCAGCTGCTCCTCGACTTCCGCACCTGGCCGCTGCCTGGTGGCGCACAACGAACGGTCATCGTCACGACCCATCAGTTTGAACTCGTGGCAGAAGCCGCCGACCAAATCGTCACCATGCGCAGCGGGTCGATTGTCACGGCCGAAGCGCCTGCGGGAGCGACCGCCGCGTGA
- the ccsA gene encoding cytochrome c biogenesis protein CcsA, with protein MKRYFWMLCGFSVALLAIGFYEAVFVAPVEATMGSIYRIFYWHVPINISAEIFPYINMIASIAFLYFRRTKQELAAKLDALAIATAEVTVMYVGLGLATGMLWGRPVWGIWWAWDARLTSALMLFLLYVSYILVRKFSTSSQAPVIAAVLSVFAGIDVPIVFMSIRWWRTQHPAPVLTGDGSLDPSMWPAFLWNAAAWFCWGTALIWARYAIVRREQRAEERAALRALEA; from the coding sequence ATGAAGCGTTATTTCTGGATGTTGTGCGGCTTCAGCGTGGCCCTGCTGGCCATAGGCTTTTACGAAGCTGTCTTCGTTGCGCCGGTCGAGGCCACCATGGGATCCATCTACCGGATCTTCTATTGGCACGTACCCATCAACATCTCCGCGGAGATCTTCCCGTACATCAACATGATCGCGTCTATCGCGTTCCTGTATTTCCGTCGGACGAAGCAGGAACTGGCGGCAAAGCTGGACGCGCTTGCGATTGCAACGGCTGAAGTGACGGTGATGTACGTCGGCTTGGGCCTGGCGACTGGCATGCTTTGGGGCCGACCGGTGTGGGGTATCTGGTGGGCGTGGGATGCCCGACTTACGTCTGCGCTGATGCTCTTCCTGCTGTACGTCAGCTATATCCTGGTGCGTAAATTCTCGACGAGTAGCCAGGCACCCGTCATCGCGGCAGTCCTCAGTGTCTTTGCCGGTATCGATGTGCCCATTGTCTTCATGAGCATCCGCTGGTGGCGCACGCAACATCCCGCGCCGGTTCTTACGGGAGATGGCTCGCTCGATCCTTCCATGTGGCCCGCGTTTCTCTGGAATGCGGCAGCTTGGTTCTGCTGGGGTACCGCGCTGATCTGGGCGCGTTACGCCATCGTTCGACGCGAGCAACGTGCAGAAGAACGCGCTGCACTGCGGGCTCTGGAGGCCTGA
- the mscL gene encoding large conductance mechanosensitive channel protein MscL translates to MLKGFRDFILRGNVVDLAVAVIIGAAFGAITASLTADVITPMISALVGAPDFSSMVFHMPTLRTVVPPNPLPANYVPPGEIHIGKFLNALISFLLNAAAIYFMIVVPMKYLMAKFEPAAPPPPPSTKTCPQCLSDIPVAATRCKFCTEPVALQA, encoded by the coding sequence ATGCTGAAAGGCTTTCGCGACTTCATCCTGCGCGGGAACGTAGTCGATCTGGCGGTCGCTGTCATCATCGGTGCGGCCTTCGGAGCAATCACCGCATCGTTGACGGCAGACGTCATCACCCCCATGATCTCAGCGCTCGTCGGCGCACCGGACTTCTCAAGCATGGTCTTCCACATGCCGACGCTGCGCACCGTCGTGCCGCCAAACCCGCTGCCGGCAAACTATGTGCCGCCGGGTGAGATCCACATCGGCAAGTTCCTGAACGCACTCATCAGCTTCCTGTTGAACGCAGCCGCAATCTACTTCATGATCGTCGTTCCCATGAAGTACCTGATGGCGAAGTTCGAACCGGCTGCGCCTCCGCCACCGCCCTCCACCAAGACCTGCCCACAGTGCCTCAGCGACATCCCCGTTGCTGCGACCCGCTGCAAGTTCTGCACGGAGCCCGTCGCACTGCAGGCGTGA
- a CDS encoding PGN_0703 family putative restriction endonuclease has protein sequence MPGRAELPEAAPRTASQLRRELSARNLALASQHAHETTYSSVASVLYREDETGNHGNFFPASYKRIRANATWSQRLAKTYTASSRIVRGNERERAELDCSNSSDALLMNIFCHPKTLQCKALQALLHAEPEAKPEFGVRVRTPIANELEDRTEVDMRLGDLLVEAKLSESNFQTARADLMARYEDFELFFDTERLPRARGQFRGYQLLRGVLAAAHHDARFAVICDGRRPDLREEWFAVVACINASALRSRMIFLTWQEIAKTLPRPLKAFLGVKYGIHS, from the coding sequence ATGCCGGGCCGCGCCGAACTCCCCGAAGCCGCACCACGAACCGCATCGCAATTACGTCGCGAACTGAGCGCGCGCAATCTTGCACTTGCCTCTCAGCACGCGCATGAGACGACCTACAGCTCCGTAGCCAGCGTCCTCTACCGCGAAGACGAGACCGGAAATCACGGCAACTTCTTCCCGGCTTCGTACAAGCGCATCCGAGCCAACGCAACATGGTCACAACGGCTAGCGAAGACCTACACGGCCTCCAGCCGCATCGTGCGTGGCAATGAGCGCGAGCGCGCTGAACTCGATTGCAGCAACAGCAGCGATGCGCTGCTGATGAACATCTTCTGCCATCCGAAGACGCTGCAGTGCAAAGCCCTGCAGGCACTCCTACACGCTGAGCCCGAAGCAAAACCAGAGTTCGGCGTCCGCGTTCGCACACCCATCGCGAACGAACTGGAAGACCGTACCGAGGTCGACATGCGCCTGGGTGACCTGCTGGTGGAAGCCAAGTTGAGTGAGAGCAACTTCCAGACTGCTCGAGCCGACCTGATGGCGCGCTATGAAGACTTTGAGCTCTTCTTCGACACCGAGCGCCTGCCACGCGCACGCGGCCAGTTTCGTGGCTACCAACTGCTGCGCGGGGTACTCGCTGCGGCGCATCACGACGCCCGCTTCGCCGTGATCTGCGACGGCCGCCGGCCAGACCTGCGCGAGGAGTGGTTTGCCGTCGTCGCCTGCATCAACGCATCAGCACTGCGAAGCCGCATGATCTTTCTGACATGGCAGGAGATCGCGAAAACTTTGCCGCGACCCCTAAAGGCGTTCCTGGGCGTGAAGTACGGCATTCATTCGTGA
- the thiC gene encoding phosphomethylpyrimidine synthase ThiC, whose translation MSALAGSNGNGHNGNGKQYDVPTPRAEWIVKRREEAARTGDTNMSQMHFARKGLITEEMAYVAHKEKLAPEFIRSEIAKGTMIIPANIMHPELEPMAIGVGSLCKINANIGNSALVSNVDEELRKLHTAVHFGADTVMDLSTGGDIPMIREAIIRHSPVPIGTVPLYEALSRVKRVEDLNIDLYLEVIEEQAQQGVDYFTIHAGVLIQYVPMVSKRITGIVSRGGAILAQWMTANHKQNFLYENFDRITKIMAKYDVSYSLGDGLRPGCVADASDEAQFAELKTLGELTRQAWKDDVQVMIEGPGHVPMDKIKEQVDKEVELCDGAPFYVLGPLVTDIAPGYDHITSAIGAAMIGWHGAAMLCYVTPKEHLGLPNEKDVKDGIIAYKIAAHAADIARHRPGARDRDDAISHARYTFDWDAQFDLSLDPETARGMHDETLPDDYYKEAAFCSMCGPKFCSMNWSSKVDKYNEEVHGLKKPELTQIVTEQLALRG comes from the coding sequence ATGAGCGCACTCGCGGGCAGCAATGGTAACGGACACAATGGCAACGGAAAGCAGTATGACGTGCCCACGCCGCGCGCGGAGTGGATTGTCAAGCGCCGCGAAGAGGCTGCACGCACCGGCGATACGAACATGAGCCAGATGCACTTTGCACGCAAGGGTCTCATTACGGAAGAGATGGCCTACGTTGCGCACAAGGAAAAGCTCGCACCGGAGTTCATCCGCAGCGAGATCGCCAAGGGAACCATGATCATCCCGGCGAACATCATGCACCCTGAGCTTGAGCCCATGGCAATCGGCGTCGGCTCGCTCTGCAAGATCAACGCAAACATCGGCAACAGCGCGCTCGTCTCCAACGTGGACGAGGAACTCCGCAAACTGCACACCGCAGTCCACTTCGGCGCAGACACCGTCATGGACCTGTCCACCGGTGGCGACATCCCGATGATTCGCGAGGCCATCATCCGGCACTCGCCCGTCCCCATCGGCACCGTGCCGCTGTACGAGGCACTGAGCCGTGTCAAGCGTGTTGAGGATCTGAACATCGATCTTTACCTCGAGGTTATCGAGGAGCAGGCGCAGCAGGGCGTCGACTACTTCACCATCCACGCGGGCGTGCTGATTCAGTACGTGCCCATGGTCTCGAAGCGCATCACCGGCATCGTCTCGCGCGGTGGCGCCATCCTGGCGCAGTGGATGACGGCGAACCACAAACAGAACTTCCTGTACGAGAATTTCGACCGCATCACCAAGATCATGGCGAAGTACGACGTGAGCTATTCGCTGGGTGACGGTCTGCGTCCGGGTTGCGTTGCGGACGCTTCGGACGAGGCACAGTTTGCCGAGCTGAAGACGCTGGGTGAGTTGACCCGCCAGGCCTGGAAAGACGATGTCCAGGTGATGATCGAAGGCCCCGGTCATGTGCCGATGGACAAGATCAAGGAGCAGGTCGACAAGGAAGTCGAGCTCTGCGATGGCGCTCCTTTCTACGTGCTTGGACCGTTGGTCACCGACATCGCTCCTGGTTACGACCACATCACCTCGGCCATTGGCGCGGCCATGATCGGCTGGCATGGCGCGGCGATGCTCTGCTACGTCACCCCGAAGGAGCACCTCGGTCTGCCGAACGAGAAGGACGTGAAGGACGGCATCATCGCGTACAAGATCGCCGCGCACGCAGCGGACATTGCGCGTCACCGTCCCGGCGCACGTGATCGTGATGACGCGATCTCGCACGCGCGTTACACGTTCGATTGGGATGCGCAGTTTGACCTGTCCCTGGATCCTGAGACGGCCCGCGGCATGCACGATGAGACGCTGCCAGACGACTACTACAAGGAAGCGGCCTTCTGCAGCATGTGCGGACCGAAGTTCTGCTCGATGAACTGGTCGAGCAAGGTCGACAAGTACAACGAGGAAGTGCACGGTCTGAAGAAGCCGGAGCTGACACAGATCGTGACGGAGCAGCTGGCGCTGCGCGGGTAG
- the pyrE gene encoding orotate phosphoribosyltransferase has translation MDLTTALVADRAALLSLIAKLSFRLGDFTLASGAKSDYYIDCRTTTLDAEGGRLSGLVFAEMIRQHAPNAVAVGGLTMGADPLVSNTASATAWYALANPEAKPVHGFLVRKAMKQHGTGRQIEGYVREGAEVVVVDDVCTTGGSTITAIEAVQAAGMKVAAVLCLVDREQGGRANIEAVIGSAQFVSVFTASDVRAEKLKQA, from the coding sequence ATGGACCTGACTACCGCCCTCGTCGCCGATCGTGCCGCGCTGCTCTCCCTCATTGCAAAGCTGAGCTTCCGCCTCGGCGACTTTACGCTCGCATCGGGAGCGAAGTCGGACTACTACATCGACTGCCGAACCACCACGCTCGATGCAGAGGGCGGCCGCCTGAGCGGCCTGGTCTTTGCCGAAATGATCCGTCAGCACGCACCCAACGCGGTCGCTGTAGGAGGCCTGACCATGGGCGCCGATCCCCTCGTCAGCAACACCGCATCAGCTACAGCCTGGTATGCACTCGCGAACCCGGAAGCGAAGCCGGTCCACGGCTTCCTCGTCCGCAAGGCCATGAAGCAGCACGGTACCGGCCGCCAGATCGAAGGCTATGTCCGCGAAGGCGCCGAGGTTGTCGTGGTGGACGACGTTTGCACAACCGGCGGCAGCACCATCACCGCCATCGAAGCCGTTCAGGCCGCAGGCATGAAGGTCGCCGCGGTGCTCTGCCTTGTAGACCGTGAACAGGGTGGCCGAGCCAACATCGAAGCCGTCATCGGCTCCGCACAGTTCGTCAGCGTCTTCACCGCAAGCGACGTCCGTGCGGAAAAACTCAAGCAGGCATAA
- a CDS encoding cytochrome c maturation protein CcmE, with translation MNTKSASSLKVIVASVVIIAAVLYLAISGARDSKATSYYCTIGELQGMGNKAYSRNLRVAGNVKPGSIHRMGTHASFVLLELGKELPVSYDGAEPPPDTFKDDAQALAMGHLGRDGTFQANQLQAKCASKYAPAKPGDKPAASPAAGTTATLVVPAK, from the coding sequence ATGAACACCAAAAGCGCATCGTCTTTAAAGGTCATCGTTGCATCCGTCGTCATCATCGCGGCCGTGCTCTACCTGGCCATCAGCGGCGCGCGCGACAGCAAGGCCACCAGCTACTACTGCACTATCGGCGAGCTGCAGGGCATGGGCAACAAGGCGTACAGCCGGAATCTGCGCGTAGCGGGCAATGTGAAGCCCGGCAGCATCCACCGCATGGGTACCCATGCCAGCTTCGTTCTGCTGGAGCTGGGCAAGGAACTGCCGGTAAGCTACGACGGCGCCGAGCCGCCACCCGACACCTTCAAGGACGACGCGCAAGCACTCGCCATGGGCCATCTGGGCCGCGATGGCACCTTTCAGGCCAACCAGCTCCAGGCCAAGTGCGCCAGCAAGTACGCTCCCGCCAAGCCCGGAGACAAGCCTGCTGCCAGCCCGGCGGCGGGAACGACCGCCACGCTTGTAGTCCCAGCCAAGTAG
- a CDS encoding DinB family protein, which translates to MDAVSFFRAQLEREQALNRKVLQQVPEGKNSWKPHEKSMEFGYLAALVAQMPGWIAMMIATDGLDLDDKTSGDKFQARASESNEALWELAEENYLKAKSALEGTTEEHLEGSWAFRMRGVALNSGPRLEQIADTFTHMAHHRGQLTVYLRLLGAKVPATYGPSADEKVA; encoded by the coding sequence ATGGATGCTGTCTCTTTCTTCCGGGCGCAGTTGGAGCGGGAGCAGGCACTGAATCGGAAGGTGCTGCAACAGGTGCCTGAGGGGAAGAACTCCTGGAAGCCGCATGAGAAGTCCATGGAGTTTGGCTACCTGGCAGCGCTGGTGGCGCAGATGCCCGGGTGGATCGCGATGATGATCGCAACGGACGGTCTCGATCTGGACGACAAAACATCGGGTGACAAGTTTCAGGCACGCGCTTCCGAGTCGAATGAGGCTTTGTGGGAGCTGGCCGAAGAGAACTACCTGAAGGCCAAGTCCGCGCTGGAAGGGACTACCGAAGAGCACCTCGAGGGATCGTGGGCATTCCGTATGCGCGGTGTCGCTCTGAACAGCGGTCCGCGCCTGGAGCAGATCGCCGACACCTTCACGCACATGGCGCACCATCGCGGCCAATTGACGGTCTACCTACGACTGCTGGGCGCGAAGGTGCCCGCGACGTATGGGCCCAGCGCCGACGAGAAGGTCGCGTAA
- a CDS encoding CPBP family intramembrane glutamic endopeptidase — translation MTNDRNGFDPADHIPPPPREFRLWTPQPAMPLDEPVERQPNLGYAAMLLVMILVFLALVSIGFAVAYDIAEGLRHASAHDAAKAFTSRPKASIFLEAITFGLTLLTAYALFPRMWKRPFGEVLSWNSIAAKTNAAKLLLTGVVLSIVAQALESFLTLPKEMPVDEFFKHPSDVWIIAIFGTLVAPVCEEIFFRGFLLRGFAIFHDWIASRWTEADRERWATTGDLSRRGLIFSGILTSGMFAAMHAAQLGWAWNAVGVLWVVGGVLTVVRLRFGSVAASATVHAAYNGFLFVVMFFLTDGFRHLDKLGSH, via the coding sequence GTGACGAACGATCGCAACGGCTTCGACCCGGCCGACCACATTCCGCCACCGCCCCGCGAGTTCCGCCTGTGGACGCCGCAGCCGGCGATGCCGCTTGACGAGCCAGTGGAGCGCCAGCCAAACCTCGGCTACGCCGCGATGCTGCTCGTCATGATTCTGGTATTTCTTGCGCTGGTTTCCATCGGCTTTGCCGTCGCTTACGACATTGCAGAGGGTTTGCGACACGCCTCTGCGCATGATGCTGCGAAGGCCTTCACCTCGCGACCGAAGGCCAGCATCTTTCTTGAGGCGATTACCTTCGGTCTGACACTGCTGACCGCCTATGCGCTCTTCCCGCGCATGTGGAAGCGGCCGTTCGGAGAGGTTCTAAGTTGGAACTCGATTGCCGCAAAAACGAATGCCGCCAAACTGCTGCTGACGGGCGTGGTTCTCAGCATCGTGGCACAGGCGCTCGAAAGCTTCTTGACACTGCCAAAGGAGATGCCGGTCGACGAGTTCTTCAAGCATCCGTCAGATGTGTGGATCATTGCGATCTTCGGAACGCTCGTCGCGCCGGTGTGTGAGGAGATTTTCTTCCGCGGCTTCCTCCTTCGCGGTTTCGCCATCTTCCATGATTGGATCGCCTCGCGCTGGACCGAAGCGGACCGCGAACGCTGGGCTACCACCGGCGACCTGTCGCGGCGTGGCCTCATCTTCTCCGGCATCCTGACCAGCGGCATGTTCGCAGCCATGCACGCAGCACAGCTCGGCTGGGCATGGAATGCCGTGGGCGTGCTGTGGGTCGTCGGCGGTGTCCTTACGGTCGTGCGCCTGCGCTTCGGGTCCGTCGCTGCCAGCGCCACCGTACACGCGGCCTATAACGGCTTCCTGTTCGTGGTGATGTTCTTTCTTACGGATGGCTTCCGCCACCTGGACAAGCTCGGCAGCCACTAA
- the ybaK gene encoding Cys-tRNA(Pro) deacylase, whose translation MKTNAARLLDRLNIPYSTREYEVDPDDLTATNVARKIGMPAEQVFKTLLCRLGDGEYVFAAIPGDSELDLKKLALAAGAKKAELAGLKDVEPLTGYIRGGVTVMGAKKAYRAFVDEAVELFETISVSAGMRGLQLILAPADYIRAAEAAVADLTKALVTPS comes from the coding sequence GTGAAGACGAATGCCGCGCGGCTGCTGGACCGCCTCAACATCCCCTACTCGACTCGCGAGTACGAGGTTGATCCCGACGACCTGACCGCCACCAACGTGGCACGAAAGATCGGCATGCCGGCCGAGCAGGTTTTCAAGACACTCCTCTGCCGTCTGGGCGATGGCGAGTACGTCTTTGCCGCCATCCCCGGTGATAGTGAGCTTGATTTAAAGAAGTTGGCCCTCGCCGCGGGCGCCAAGAAGGCCGAGCTCGCCGGGCTGAAAGATGTTGAACCGCTCACCGGCTACATCCGCGGCGGCGTGACCGTCATGGGCGCGAAGAAGGCCTATCGCGCTTTCGTCGACGAGGCAGTCGAACTCTTCGAGACCATCAGCGTCTCTGCCGGCATGCGTGGGCTTCAGTTAATCCTCGCTCCAGCCGATTACATCCGCGCTGCCGAGGCCGCGGTTGCCGACCTGACGAAAGCTCTGGTGACTCCCTCGTGA
- a CDS encoding heme exporter protein CcmB yields the protein MNYARTVWLHLRKDLQLEWRSREAVAGMLFFTLLIAVVFAMAFDPTGYPTLARQMSGGLLWVGLLFAATTSLNISWERERRNQVLDAHRMSAAPASALFLGKAFANLLFVLFVEAVLAPVFVVFYNLHPLGEIKWLWLILPLGTWAIVVNGTFFAALGLRSRNRALMLPVILFPISIPALLGVTQATTGVITGEFEPQMWIRLIFGFDVIFTTACILLFDTVLNAE from the coding sequence GTGAACTACGCGCGCACCGTCTGGCTGCACCTCAGGAAAGACCTGCAACTGGAATGGCGAAGCCGCGAGGCCGTTGCGGGTATGTTGTTTTTCACGCTGCTGATCGCCGTGGTCTTCGCCATGGCCTTCGACCCCACGGGCTACCCGACGCTTGCTCGCCAAATGAGCGGCGGTCTGCTGTGGGTGGGACTGCTCTTCGCCGCGACTACATCGCTGAACATCTCATGGGAGCGTGAGCGCCGTAACCAGGTGCTGGACGCGCACCGCATGTCCGCCGCCCCCGCGTCCGCCCTGTTCCTCGGTAAGGCCTTCGCCAACCTGCTGTTCGTGCTATTCGTCGAGGCGGTCCTTGCGCCGGTCTTCGTCGTCTTTTACAACCTGCACCCGCTGGGCGAGATCAAGTGGTTGTGGCTCATCCTGCCGCTGGGCACCTGGGCCATCGTGGTCAACGGCACTTTCTTCGCTGCTCTCGGCCTGCGCAGCCGCAACCGTGCGCTGATGCTGCCGGTCATCCTCTTCCCTATCTCAATTCCGGCGCTGCTGGGCGTCACCCAGGCCACTACGGGCGTCATCACGGGTGAGTTTGAACCGCAAATGTGGATTCGCCTCATCTTCGGGTTTGACGTCATCTTCACCACAGCCTGCATCCTGTTGTTCGATACCGTCCTCAACGCCGAATAA
- the mtnA gene encoding S-methyl-5-thioribose-1-phosphate isomerase yields the protein MIPTLEWTDKGVNFLDQTKLPLEETYVLATTYQDVATVIRDMIVRGAPAIGVSAGMGMALAVQKSPATTVDGLLKDVDEAAAVLAATRPTAVNLFWGIERIRTLVRKLAASQPADRSDADKIKAITDEVVAEANRMYDEDIAACKTMGQFGADLLPKKGTVLTHCNAGALATCGYGSALGVIRAAVERGHEIDVLADETRPFLQGARLTAWELMKDNIPTSVLCDNMSGALMRQGRIQAVIVGADRIAANGDVANKIGTYTVAVLAKEHGIPFYVAAPWATVDMATKHGDDIPIEQRSAYEVTHSNGKQMTPDNVGIENPAFDVTPAKYVTGIITERGVLYPPYGDTMLAMQAEVNAATV from the coding sequence ATGATTCCTACCCTCGAATGGACCGATAAGGGCGTCAACTTCCTCGATCAGACGAAGCTGCCGCTGGAAGAGACCTACGTTCTCGCAACCACCTACCAGGACGTTGCCACCGTCATCCGCGACATGATCGTCCGCGGTGCGCCGGCAATCGGCGTCTCCGCCGGGATGGGTATGGCGCTTGCCGTACAGAAATCGCCCGCGACCACCGTTGACGGCTTGCTGAAGGATGTTGACGAGGCGGCAGCCGTGCTCGCCGCGACGCGTCCTACCGCGGTCAACCTGTTCTGGGGCATCGAGCGCATTCGTACGCTCGTTCGCAAGCTGGCAGCGTCGCAGCCCGCGGATCGCAGTGATGCGGACAAGATCAAGGCCATTACCGACGAAGTCGTGGCCGAAGCGAATCGCATGTACGACGAAGACATTGCGGCATGCAAGACGATGGGCCAGTTCGGCGCGGACCTGCTGCCGAAGAAAGGCACTGTCCTGACGCACTGCAACGCGGGCGCGCTTGCCACCTGTGGCTACGGCTCGGCGCTTGGTGTCATCCGCGCAGCTGTCGAGCGTGGGCATGAGATCGACGTCCTCGCGGACGAGACGCGCCCCTTCCTGCAGGGAGCTCGCCTGACCGCGTGGGAGCTGATGAAGGACAACATTCCAACGTCCGTCCTGTGTGACAACATGAGCGGCGCGCTCATGCGCCAGGGCCGCATCCAGGCCGTCATCGTCGGCGCAGACCGCATCGCAGCCAACGGAGACGTCGCCAACAAGATCGGCACCTACACCGTCGCAGTCCTCGCAAAGGAACACGGCATTCCCTTCTACGTTGCAGCGCCCTGGGCCACGGTGGATATGGCAACGAAGCACGGCGATGACATCCCCATTGAGCAGCGCAGCGCCTACGAGGTCACCCACTCCAACGGCAAGCAGATGACGCCTGACAATGTGGGCATCGAGAACCCGGCATTTGACGTAACCCCCGCGAAGTATGTCACCGGCATCATTACCGAGCGCGGCGTGCTCTATCCCCCGTATGGCGACACCATGCTTGCCATGCAGGCCGAGGTGAATGCGGCCACCGTCTAA
- a CDS encoding permease, with protein MRPPSNSWLQDFADWRKRSLVRANLLVLIALLSAFWLSNFPHNRLSYWIVLPLLLSFAGTADTCRCMRTRWSWYHGGVVLCAYMDLMAVCMIAFFLIYPLWL; from the coding sequence ATGCGGCCACCGTCTAATTCGTGGCTGCAGGACTTTGCAGATTGGCGCAAACGCTCGCTCGTGCGCGCCAATCTGCTGGTTCTTATTGCTCTGCTCTCTGCCTTCTGGCTGTCGAACTTCCCTCACAATCGCCTGTCGTACTGGATTGTTCTGCCGCTGCTGCTGTCCTTTGCTGGCACTGCAGACACGTGCCGCTGCATGCGCACGCGCTGGAGCTGGTACCACGGAGGCGTGGTGCTTTGCGCCTACATGGACCTGATGGCCGTCTGCATGATCGCTTTCTTTCTCATCTACCCTTTATGGCTGTGA